A genome region from Bufo gargarizans isolate SCDJY-AF-19 chromosome 2, ASM1485885v1, whole genome shotgun sequence includes the following:
- the HES4 gene encoding transcription factor HES-4 — translation MPADSMEKPTASPIAGAPASSAQTPDKPKSASEHRKSSKPIMEKRRRARINESLGQLKTLILDALKKDSSRHSKLEKADILEMTVKHLRNLQRVQMTAALTADPSVLGKYRAGFNECMNEVTRFLSTCEGVNTEVRTRLLGHLSSCLGQIVAMNYQQPPPSSQPMHVQLPSAPVSSAPVPMPCKMTTAEAVSPKVFQGGFQLVPATDGQFAFLIPNPAYASSPGPVIPLYANGNVTSSGGAQAPSPVQGLTTFSHKMPHLSQSVSPLGVSTGPDTESVWRPW, via the exons ATGCCTGCCGATAGCATGGAGAAACCCACTGCCTCCCCTATTGCAGGGGCACCGGCCAGCTCTGCCCAGACCCCCGATAAACCTAAGAGTGCCAGCGAGCACAGAAAG TCCTCCAAGCCCATCATGGAGAAGCGCAGGAGAGCTCGCATCAATGAGAGCCTGGGCCAGCTCAAGACGCTCATCCTGGATGCTCTGAAGAAAGAT AGCTCTAGACACTCCAAGTTGGAAAAGGCTGATATTTTGGAGATGACGGTCAAACATCTGAGGAACCTGCAGCGAGTCCAGATGACAG CTGCTCTGACTGCAGATCCCTCAGTCCTTGGAAAGTACAGGGCAGGATTCAATGAGTGCATGAATGAAGTCACCCGCTTCCTCTCCACCTGCGAAGGGGTGAACACCGAGGTCAGGACACGTCTTCTTGGTCATCTCTCCAGCTGCTTGGGCCAGATTGTGGCCATGAATTACCAACAACCACCTCCATCCAGCCAACCCATGCATGTCCAGCTGCCCTCAGCACCAGTCTCCTCCGCTCCGGTACCCATGCCCTGCAAGATGACCACCGCCGAGGCCGTATCTCCTAAGGTCTTCCAGGGAGGTTTCCAGCTGGTTCCAGCCACTGATGGACAATTTGCATTCCTTATCCCTAACCCAGCTTATGCCTCCAGCCCTGGACCTGTTATCCCTCTCTACGCCAATGGAAATGTCACATCCAGCGGTGGAGCTCAAGCCCCATCTCCAGTGCAAGGACTCACCACCTTCAGCCACAAGATGCCCCACTTGTCTCAGTCAGTAAGCCCTCTGGGGGTCAGCACTGGACCTGACACCGAGTCTGTCTGGAGACCCTGGTGA